ATACATGTAAAACTCGAAAGCTAAAACCGCAAAATCCTCAAATTCCTCGAGTCCTGATTTCCTATAACTCTTGTGTGGTTTGAGTGAAATATGAACACAACACAGACCAAATACTTCTAAACGAATCAAACCAGAATGTAATGACCAAAATTAACCCAGTGACGCTATGCAACATGATTTGATGATGTAGAATGAGCGGGGTATCCAAAACAAAAATGAGTGGAGGCCAGACATTGAGCAACGAGGAGGTAAAGTGCCTTTTATGAGCTCTTTGTGAGTTTGCCGGTGgagaaaataaaatcaaaagtaCACACATCAATGAGCGCGCAGTCCAGCAGACGATAATAAAGCGGCACTGTGATGTCAAACactgatcggtctgtgcagcgccactttAGTTTGGGGTGTCCGTTGAGCTCTGTCACGAAATATACGTCATTCACCCGGACAAATCAGGTTGTGATCGTATCACTATGCCTCTAGTTTCAGTATCTTTAGGTTCACAGTCAAAAATGCCAGTGTGAACGCCAAGTGGACCAGGAccaaatgtattgttttctttttttggtccGGACCAAATCAACCAAGTGAACCAAACTACAAGTGTGAACGCACCCTAAAATTACAGATCTTTTTGTGAATGAATTATCCATGTGTGTTTTACAATGGGGTCCCAATGCAGGAGAAAAGCTAGCTCGCTAATTCTGTTTCATTGCCACTTTATGTATGTGACGTACACTGCTCTCGGGATAACACAACGGacaacagaaatgatcatgaaccaGTGGCAGATTGAAGGAGTTTAACAGCTGCCATGATGTTTTCTGGGAAGTTCACGTTGGAAAGTTTTCAGGAAAGTTTTCTTTGGTGAGGTGTTTCAGTCTACGAAAATAACTCCAGAGCATCTTCAGATTGTGTTTGAAATTGTATTACTCATTTGTTCGGTTCGATTGGTCTTCAGCTATGTATTGTGGCCTTTATAGCACAAGCACACGCTTTGgtataaatgtgaatgttttgtGATAAactgttaaagttatattttgtaattgtagTTTACCCCAATACTTGTAGTTATGATATTGTTTTGGTCTGCATCATGATAAAAGTTACATTGTTAAGATTGATGACAGTAATGCAGCTTTTGcctcaaatgtttttattttctatctaTTCTAAGTATTCTTCTAACAGATCTATGAATCCATGCTAACTGATTCTTAATCACAGCACAGTGGCATGAGTTTTGAGAAAGCAGCACAAGATGTTCATGTTGGGACACTGAATGCGTTCCTGAGTTTTACTCTTGGACAGTGCAGAGGGGAAGTGGAATGGAAACACACAAGGGTTTAGTCAAAAGATTCAGGCTGTAATTGAACGCATGTGTTGCAGATGGGGTTGGATGACGTGGCCGTGTAACAGAGGAGATTTCCCAGCCTGGAAGCACAGACACCGTCTGTCAGAGGCTCAAGGTTCAGCAGTGAAGGGAATATTTCCAGTGTGCTGCTGCAGAAACATTTGCATAAAGCACTAGGTGGACTGAGAGTTTGTGTCTATGCAAAGAGCCGTCACATGTTCCACAAACCAAAGCATTACATGTTGTCAAGTGTGAGGAAATTCAACCCTTCCTGGAACCTGGGACTAGATTTACAAAAGATTCTTAAGAATGAAACGGCTAGTGTATTTTATTCTTAACTTGAGAATAGTTAATGATATTTAGTAGTTCTAAAAACATCACTACTACTACTTCTTCAAGGTGCAGTCGCATTAGCAGAATTTCAGGTACATTTTGTGTAGAAAACAGGTTGTTTAGTCTATTGTCAGTAGCACAGTTCACACAGAAGTCTTTCTCAAAGCAAGCGTCTGATTTCAGCGTGAACGTGAGTGGAATCTGTGTGGGAAACCTTCCTGACTTCATGTGATACTTTCAATTGTGTTGATTTCTCTTCAAATGACTGGAGTTTTAGGATTGTGCGTTTTAGGATATATGTATATTAGCGCCCATACACAATGTGTTCAGTCTAGAGAGAGTGCAAGTGAATGCATCAGACCaaaattaccatttaaatgttCTAAGAATTTAGACCTATTTGAGAATTTAAGAATGTTCTATTTGGAACACTGTCACAGAACTAATGAATCTTTAGAATCTTAAACACATCTGCGTCAGTCTGGCTTCCGATGCTCAGTAGAGGATGTGCGTCTGGCCTGCAGACCAACAGAACGTCAGAGAGCAGTAGGAGGTCGATAGTAAGTGATTTAGCTCTCATGTGCTGTGAAAGGGCCTCTGTAATGAATTGTTTGCTGCACACTAACTGAATTAATAATGACTTTGCCTTCCCATCAGACTCTTGGCTTCTTCAGTGCACTGTTCTCCTGCTGTCACGGTTTCACCAATGGCTGTTTGGTGTCTGTGGCTGTAGgtgaaatatttagcagcactGACCGAGCcatctctcctcatctctcccaGGGCTTCGACCCTCCCCATCAGAGTGACACACGCACAGTCTACATAGCAAACAAGTTCCCCCAGCACGGCCATTATATTCCTCCCAGGTTTGCAGACAACAGGATCATCTCCTCCAAGGTAAGAGCAGACCGCATGATTGCTCTCaatgcttcttaaaaaaaaaaaaaaggcatcaaTCCCTTGActcatgtgtgcatgtgtttccCTGCTCACGTTGAGAATTTGGCAGTAAAATCCTCCATgctgttttgtttgcttttttctaGTACACCATATGGAACTTCATCCCCAAGAATTTGTTTGAGCAGTTCAGAAGGATCGccaatttttattttctcatcatCTTCTTGGTTCAGGTAAGCCCAGGtcgtgtgatgatgatgatgatgatgatcttcGTCACCAGTGATTCCCACAGGAGAGCTGCTGTAGCTCGAGAGCAAAATGACTTTCATATttagtaaatacattttgaagcTATTTTAGTGTCTTGAAAAAGTAATACAGGTTCAGcgacatcagtgctggatatagTTCCTGTCGGTAAAGATTATGTTGACTACAAACATCTCGGTggtgtttaagtacaacacgaCAGCAATCAAAACTCTCGACATGTCATCGAGCGTGAATCACAGCTGATATTATGCTCTGAATTCACTCTGTGACTGGATTCCAGCTAGAATGACCGGATATTATCTGGGAAAATCAGCATAACTAGGAACATGTGACCACACCTTTAAACTCATTGCAATATAAACAATATGTTTTGTTGCCAACATAGTAATAACACAAATATCGTTTGGATTTATGATAGATAGTACTCTTaagaaaaaaggaacaaaagctgtcactggggcattacattttaaaatttaaggTACTTATATGCACCTCTTTGGggttaagggttagggttagggtttgaaAGGGTACTGTCCCAGTGGCagctttttatattaaaataaataaataaattctgagaTGAAGCACGTCTCTTGTTTTCTCAAAGGCAGTATATGACACAGTTTCTAACCCgatcctctctctgctctgcagTTAATGATAGACACACCCACTTCCCCTATAACCAGTGGACTTCCCCTGTTCTTTGTCATCACAGTGACTGCCATCAAGCaggtgagtgtgtgagcgtgtgttcATGGATCAGGATGTGTGTGCAGGGTTGTGCCAGAGTGTCAGGTGTCTGTTCTTCGTAATCCCGCTCTCACACACAGGGATATGAAGACTGGCTGAGGCACAAAGCCGACAATGAAGTGAACGGAGCACCTGTGTTTGTCGTGCGCAGCGGCAGTCTGGTCCAAACCAAATCTAAGAATATCCGAGTGAGTTTCAGCCCAAAACACTTCCTTGTCCCCGCAGTCGTGTTAATAAACAGCTTCTTCAGTCATTCAGACTGGTGTATATTCCTCCTGTGATCTCTTAGGTAGGTGATATTGTGAGAGTAGCCAAAGATGAGACGTTTCCTGCGGATCTGGTGCTTTTGTCATCGGATCGGGCCGAGGGGACGTGCCAcatcaccaccaccagcctgGACGGAGAGACCAACCTGAAGGTCTGAACATATTGTCTTTGTGCTCACTAACAACAGCATCTCACTCAATTTCTCAGAGAGGTTTCTGAATAAACACAGTAGTCGCAATTCTTGAATTTCGTTTAGAAAGTGTCATTTATGATAGTTTTTTCAGGTTTCCATGAAATTGTATTGCAATGTTTAACCACTTCACAAATAAAGCGATCACAGATTCACCGTCTGCGTCTGGCTGATGTCTTGATAGAAATGGTTTAATGTCCAGATGTTAGGGTTTGAcagtgcatgcgtgtgtgtgtgaagtcaGAAGTGAGATGTGTGAGATGACTGTAGCTCTGTGCTGGTGTGCAGACGCACTATGCGGTGCCAGAAACAGCGGTGTCTCAGTCGGTGTCGCGGCTGGAGTCTCTGCAGGCCGTGTTGGAGTGCCAGCAGCCCGAGGCAGACTTATACAGGTACACCATCAGATCACCCAAATCCTCCTCAGACCCGGGAGTCCTCACACAGCATCTGCTCTCCTCCTCTCAGGTTCGTCGGGAGAATAACAGTGACCCAACAAGGAGAGGAGATCGTCCGGTGAGACCAGCTGTAGATCTGAGATCGATACGCTTCTGATGTGTGTGAATTGTATTTcggttgtttatttattcatatttttggttaTTCCTTTCAGACCTTTAGGACCAGAGAACCTCCTGCTTCGAGGAGCAAGATTAAAAAACACCAAAGAAATCTTTGGTACGGCATTCACACCATTAGGGTCCAACAGCATGGATTCACAATGGACTTTATTTCGTAACTTATCACTGCACTTTACTCCTGAAAACAGTTTGTgtttgtaatctttaatcaaagtTGGGATCTTTCTGAAACATGTAGAGCGTAACTGTATGGTTGTATCGTGCAGGTGTGGCCGTGTACACAGGCATGGAGTCCAAGATGGCTCTGAACTACAAGTGCAAGTCCCAGAAGCGCTCTGCGGTGGAGAAGTATGTGTGTCATTTCTGCTTTACGTCAGTGCTCCGTTACGACCACATCATGTTCTCGCCTCTCTCAAACAGATCCATGAACACGTTTCTCATCATCTACTTGGGCATCCTGCTGTTTGAAGCCATCCTCAGCACTATTTTGAAGTACGCCTGGCAGGCGGAGAACAAGTGGGACGAGCCGTTTTACAACCAGAAGACCGCCCAGGAGAGAAACTGCAGTCAGGTCGGCTTATGAGGCTCATATCAGTCTAGATTCAAATCTGGCAGATCAGGTTTCATTAAGACTTTCTCCTCACAGATCTTGAAGTTTATTTCCGACTTCCTGGCGTTCCTGGTGCTGTACAACTTCATCATCCCCATCTCGCTGTACGTGACTGTGGAGATGCAGAAGTTTCTGGGCTCTTTCTTCATCGGCTGGGACTTGGATCTGTACCATGAAGAGAGCGACCAGAAGGCCCAAGTCAACACATCAGACCTCAACGAGGAGCTgggccaggtgtgtgtgtgtgattagatCTGTAACACTGCCTGAGAGGAGTATAACCATACTAATGTTGCGCCCGCAGGTGGAGTATGTTTTCACAGATAAAACAGGAACCCTCACGGAGAACGAGATGCAGTTCAGAGAGTGTTCTATCAACGGGATCAAATACCAGGAGATCAACGGGAAGCTCGTCCCTGAAGGAATGACTGAAGACTCTCCAGACGGATCGCTGCCTTGTTTGGTAAGCTTCAGTTTTACCGCTCGGCTGGGGAGGATAGTAGTGCAGAGACACCAAACTTGATGTTTGTACTACAAATGGAAAACGGAGTCAAAATAGTGAATTTCTATGTTGTGtgagtagggctgggataaacgattattttttaaactattaatctagcgattattttttcgatgcatcgattaatctaacgattatttttccCAGACCAATTTGATTTCGAtcatctccccattaattgactactaacatgtacatgttgctttaaatatctgaatgaaaaaaaacatgaattccttaatattgcaatatatgtttattttattatactaaattaaagactgactaagaatgcattactttgcacttgtatagagatagcattcaataaaaccttgatgCCTTGAAAACAcattactgaacacatagggcctagcttactgaaaaaaagttgatgtcaacttgatgtctagcattcaataaaaaaggtcatccaaaatacttgtttaaagcaattgaaagaatacagtaaacaatgtaaacttgagggcttaagctaatacagagagtgcttttccaaaaaaaattataaataaaaattaacagtgggagccagcagcctgtcatggagaaaaaaaaaatctccgaatgctccacgtgaaactttggcagcgctcgtgtagtttgaagactgtgagtgcgctaacgcgcgtgaaactttggtgtttctccctttttctatcgtgtataattattttgattaatatgcacgagggagagagagagcaagaagcgctcgtgttgtttgaagactgtgagtgcgcgcgcagccggggctctctctcgtacgctcCCTGTCAGGCAAGCAGTCATtatattctacatcactcaccgatcgaataaggctttgacagccgccaaaaaaagatCAGTGCataaaaacccctggattggttatataacgttggacagaatgttgatccggccatcgtttatattcagcgcacataaggtcaactttttgcaaatgttttttagagaaataaaaactctAAGTTTCATGAAGTTTGGATGATATGGTCACATGATACAGGCTTATTAAAGAATATGGGCCACAGCCAAAACCATATCGGCCGATATCCGCTAACCAGGGGTCAAACTCGAGTTTGACTCGCCTGCGCTTAACGATTAAGTTAACGTTCTTCTGATACTTTTTTGTCAGAAGCATATCTAGTTGATGACATTTCAAGCAAATCAGAACAATAGCCAGGGATGACAAGGTTTGACGAAAGAAAAACTTGGAAAAAGACGGATATGATCAGCTTATTTGGGTAGACTTAAGTTTGGGGACACAAAATTTGGGGAGCAAACTTGTTTTCACACAACATacgaatatataaatgtatgtaacaCTAGGCCATTCAGATTTGGCGTTATTAGCCAATAAAAGATGATTGGCAGCTGGCGGCaatgttttttataaatcattttagaGGAAATGTTAGGAAAAGAGGATGCTTCTTTTCAATGTTCATACAGTTATACCTTGATTAAAGATTTTCAGTTGTAGCACCGTGCTATTTTGACACACTTTGCTTGGCTTTCTAATGAATATTGAATGAGAAAGACATAAAATAGCCTCATGAAATacaataaagtgtgtgtgtgtgtgtgtgcacctttcAGAGCAGGGAGGAGGAGTTGTTCCTGAAAGCCGTCTCACTGTGTCACACGGTTCAGATCAGCTATGATCAGACGGATGGGCCGGGAGACCCCTTCTCACACGCCAACGGCTTCTCGCCTCAGATGGAGTATTACGCCTCGTCTCCTGATGAGAAAGCACTAGTGGAAGCCACcaagaggtgtgtgtgtttatgtgtgtttttatgtcaaTGTGCCAGATATCTTCTTTTGACCATGACtgttaaaacatgaaaaacacataTGGTGGACTCTATCTTTTGACTGCAGGATGGGGGTGACGTTTATGGGAAGCCATGGAGAAATCATGGAGATTAAAACGTTTGGAAAAGCAGAGAAGTACATCACACGCTCCTGTTTATTTTAGCTCGCTAAATGTGAGCCAGAGTCGTCTGTTTAACAGCTGTCTTTCGGGCCGCAGGTACAGACTGCTCCACGTTCTGGAGTTTGACGCGGACCGCAGGAGGATGAGTGTGATTCTGCAGAAGCCCTCAGGCATGTGCCTCTGAACACACGTGTGCGGTGCATCACTGAAGCGCAGCCTGACCCGTTATCTAATGACCTTCTGTCTCTCGTCAGGTGAGAAGGTGCTATTCACGAAAGGAGCCGAGTCCGCCGTTCTGCCCTACGCCACGAGCGGCGAGATGGAGAAAACCAGAGTCCACGTGGATGAGTTTGCTCTGGTGAGCTCTCTACATCATGCTTGCTCACTACTTCACTCGAGTTACTAGATCTCCTATGAAGACTCGGTCACATTACTGCTACTCAAACATTTGGGTGTGCGAGCGCCTGCTGAACTTCTTCTTCAGACATCTAAAAGTCTCGCTGAAATGTCGAGGTCTGGTCTGAGTTCAGCTTCTTTCATTTGAATGAGGTTGATGAGAGCGCTGCAGTTCATTAGCTCCTCATTatcagctgacacacacacacacacacacacacacagctctcggAGGATTGTATTGAGACTCATGGGATGTTTCAGACACAGCAGCCACATTGAAATGCCTCTCCACACACTGAATGCTCTCTGTGTCTGTGCTTCTTAGCCAGCAGTTTATTCTCTGTTCTCCTTTACACCTATCTTTGTGTTACATCGTTCTGAGTATACTACAGCAAATCCACTCCTTCATTTGGGTTTGAATCAGTAGAATGGAGTTTCTTCCTCAGGGTCATGTTGGTGTGTCCCGTCTCTCTCTTGTAGAAGGGTTTGAGGACGTTGGTGGTGGCCTGCAGACACTTCAGTGCAGATGAGTATCAGGAAGTGGAGCGGCGGCTCCATGAGGCCAGAACGGCTCTGCAGCAGAGAGAGGAACGACTGGTCGAGGTCTTCAACTTCATCGAGAAAGACCTGGAGCTGCTGGGAGCGACCGCCGTGGAGGACaagtgagtcacacacacacacacacacacacacacacacacactctcacacacacgcacacacacacacacactctaatttGATGCTGAGGTTGAGACAGCTACAGTCatttaaacaatataaacatGCATAATTGCTGAAACTTAATTTATGTTCGATATTTACTCGTTTAGATCataataaatcatttgaaaatgaattaaatggggaaaaaaaatgaataaatatgtccTTTAGATGGCAACTTCTTAATTCTGTAATCATGTTacagtatttttcataaataGAACAATAATATAACATGAATACAATGACAAGTATGACACAAATACATCATAGTGCCCTTGCGGACGTGATTGGTCAATACTGTACAATGCTGGCACATTATTGGTCAAATtacttttcagtcattacctACAGCAAGTATGAAAATAACAGGAAAACTATATCCAAACCTGAACACTGAGCAGAAAATCCAGCCAGGAAATAAATATTCGGATCCACCAGGTTTGCAAGTTTATtagatatgaatatatatatatatatgtttaactgatataaatgcatatttgctgaaaACTGACAGTAGATGAGAAAGTATTCGCCTCTGGCGTCTGCCTTTCTGTTACTAATAAAAGCCTTTCTCTAATGTTTCAAAGCTTATTGTATTATAAGTGTAGAAAACTTTTAATATCTGACAGTGCACCTGAATTCCTGCTGAAACCGGTGTGTCACGTAATGTTAAACTGATCTTACCTTAAGAGTCAGAGAGAGTAAGAGAAACGTGATGGTCTGAGTTTAGCTTTGGTGATGGACAGCTGTTTCTGTGTGTCAAGTGTGAAGAGCTGATGTTAATCTGCACATTTAATCAGGCCTCGGGGACACAACGAGCCCTGACTACATCTGAAATCATGTGTTTGCCATTCTCTGCCGTCTCCAGAGGAAACGCCACTAGTGTGCTCTGTTTATGACTGTGTGAAGTCCAGGAGAACAGATGCATTTAATCCGGTCGAAAGAACATACTACTGAACTGTTTTTAGCTTATTCTAATATGGTATTGAGTTTACTGTGTCCAGACAAGAAAGTCCATAATAAAGGAACCATTccacaatatacattttattaagtaacataaaacaaaaatcatattGAATGCTTGACCGTTATAATTGTTTACATGGAAGGCcattaatgcaaaaatataaacaacaaaacaaagctttaataatataaagtcattgtataatttgatcaaattaatggaTAAAAAGTGCATTGATTTCATGTTGTTTGATGAAAATACAAGACAACAACCACAAAACAGTAGAAAATAACTTTCCAGCAAGAGgtaattcagaaaaataaaacccattatgTACACAACATCATTGATGATGCATTGTTTAATGTTTGTGTGAaaggtttttattataaatataaataaataaataaatatatatatatatatatatatatatatatatatatatatatatatatatatatatatatatatatatatatatatatatatatatatatatatattaaatgagttTTAGTCCAATCAGTGGTGTGTGTCAgcattattttcatttactttaaatgaaaaccataaaaatctaaagaaaatgcaagaaaactggagtgaaataaaatataaaaatgtatacattcgaatttattattattattatacatagaATATTttttagctagttgccaaggcaaaatttcttatttaaaaaaacaagtcaaaccacaacaaaattcatatatatttttttattaaatttaaaagtaaaaccgaaaatgtaaaattaaaaatgaatgaaaattttattaaaaaatataagatAAGATCAATAGTTTAATAGAACAATGGTAAAATTTAATATCAatgataaaagtaataaaaatatgttattgataatattttttgtattcattgtaaaagtaaaatgaatactttttatcAGCTGACATGAGAAAAATCCACCTTATTCAAAACTAGTCACGCAGTTTGCATTCACTCTGTCATTATCACATGACGTCTTCATTACATCAGAATCTGTTATGTGTGATTGTGCTTGAGTTGTTTCTGTGTGCTGTGAGATCCAGAtgctctgaccggtgtgtgtgtgtgtgtgtgtgtgtgcaggctgcAGGACAAGGTCCAGGAGACGATTGAATCTCTGCGACTGGCTGGGATCAAGGTGTGGGTGTTGACCGGTGACAAGCATGAGACGGCGGTCAGCGTGAGCCTCTCTTGTGGTCACTTCCATCGCACCATGAACATCCTGGAGCTGGTGCAGCAGGAGTCCGAGTGCGAGTGTGCCGTGCAGCTCCGCAGACTGGCCCGCAGGTACAACACCTTCCTCTTTACACCTCCTCCATCCAGAGTGCACCATAGAGATCTCTCTTCTGTGCTGTGTCTGTGCAGGATCCGAGAGGATCATGTGATCCAGCACGGGCTGGTCGTGGACGGGGTCAGCCTTTCCCTGACTCTGCGGGAACATGAGAAACTCTTCCTGGAGGTGTGTAAGAGCTGCTCGGCGGTGCTCTGCTGCAGGATGGCACCTCTCCAAAAAGCCAAGGTGAGTCACCTGACCCCTCCTGACCCCGTCTCTGCTGAGTAGCCCCACACTGGCCAGTTGTTTTCACACTGTTTTCCTGTCGGACACAGTCTTGACCGGTTCTCATAGCGCTGGTGTGTTTGGCAGGTGGTGAGACTCTTGAAGACTTCTCCTGAGAAGCCCATCACGTTAGCCATCGGAGACGGAGCCAACGACGTCAGTATGATCCAAGAGGCTCACGTCGGTATCGGTAGGTGGCCAACAGGAGCTCAGAAGATGTGGCGTGCTATTCGAGATCGAGCTAACTGAATGAAACTCCTCACAGGAATCATGGGCAAAGAAGGAAGACAAGCCGTCAGAAACAGCGACTATGCAATCGCCCGGTTCAAGTTCCTCGCCAAACTGCTGCTTGTGCACGGCCATTTCTACTACATCAGAATAGCAACCCTTGTGCAGTACTTTTTCTACAAGGTACGTTTGGAGCTGTTGGGGAATGATTGATGCTGGAGATGCGTGTTTTAACCACcctctgttttgttttcttgtagAATGTGTGCTTTATCACTCCACAGTTTTTATACCAGTTCTTCTGTTTGTTCTCACAACAAGTAAGTGTCTCCCCCTGACATATATCAGTGTGGTACGTTCCCCATTCACATCTGTGCTGTTGCTTCCTGTCAGAAATCAGCCGAAGTCACTTAAGTCTGGCGGTTTCAGTTTGATGGGAGTGGTGTTTGGTTGTCAGTGTGGATGATTAACATGCTCTCTTGTGCTCGGCAGACCCTTTATGACAGCGTGTATCTGACGCTGTATAATATCTGCTTCACCTCTCTGCCCATCCTGGTGTACAGTCTGTTTGAGCAGCTGGTGCATCCAGACGTTCTGCAGAGCAAACCAGCGCTTTACAGGTACAGCATCAGGGCCCTCCTCTACTGGGACTGTCAACACCCACATCTGCAGAGTTCAGAGTTATGTATCTAGGGGAATAGAATAGTCAAAATAGCCGTTAGTTcaacaaaaatggcaaaaatactgTAGTTTTAAAATTAAGTGCATAAAATGATCAAACCAGGACAGGTCCagtgttacttttattttatgcaacatttctcaactatttttaatagtttaaacgtacagtatgggatttttggccaccaggggtcactcaatcaaaataataacataagacgtactttgatgacgtcgggaaagagcgtaaggctcatgggagttgttgttcattggatcacgcgctctgtcgctccctatcattcctcactcattctaactcagtattttgacaatcacgtcttttcgaacggagagatatatgaattatgagacccttatcaaatcaatattctagctagtagtaatatatgttaaaaaaaacacggtcgcctttcgttaataattataattacgtttattctagggctgaacgatatggaAAAAAATTCATATCTCGATTTTTATGCCAGATATCTCGATATCGATACAATACGATATGACTATGTGTTATTTTGCTAAGCACGACCTGCACAACACGTCACTCTGGTTTACATCGTCTTTTCAgaatccaaaatacttccaaattatggaagatgatttatgttttggcaccaagtcagattctgcactgccaccaccggccgcattatctcccgcactcatttctttctttctaatttatccGCTGTCTCTGTACAGTGTGCATAGACGTTGGTTCAATGTTTACTCTAAtctattcccagttcaccagccacttacttgttagtatttcgggag
This DNA window, taken from Carassius auratus strain Wakin chromosome 47, ASM336829v1, whole genome shotgun sequence, encodes the following:
- the LOC113065195 gene encoding probable phospholipid-transporting ATPase IF isoform X4 — its product is MIRWIRQQLGFDPPHQSDTRTVYIANKFPQHGHYIPPRFADNRIISSKYTIWNFIPKNLFEQFRRIANFYFLIIFLVQLMIDTPTSPITSGLPLFFVITVTAIKQGYEDWLRHKADNEVNGAPVFVVRSGSLVQTKSKNIRVGDIVRVAKDETFPADLVLLSSDRAEGTCHITTTSLDGETNLKTHYAVPETAVSQSVSRLESLQAVLECQQPEADLYRFVGRITVTQQGEEIVRPLGPENLLLRGARLKNTKEIFGVAVYTGMESKMALNYKCKSQKRSAVEKSMNTFLIIYLGILLFEAILSTILKYAWQAENKWDEPFYNQKTAQERNCSQILKFISDFLAFLVLYNFIIPISLYVTVEMQKFLGSFFIGWDLDLYHEESDQKAQVNTSDLNEELGQVEYVFTDKTGTLTENEMQFRECSINGIKYQEINGKLVPEGMTEDSPDGSLPCLSREEELFLKAVSLCHTVQISYDQTDGPGDPFSHANGFSPQMEYYASSPDEKALVEATKRMGVTFMGSHGEIMEIKTFGKAEKYRLLHVLEFDADRRRMSVILQKPSGEKVLFTKGAESAVLPYATSGEMEKTRVHVDEFALKGLRTLVVACRHFSADEYQEVERRLHEARTALQQREERLVEVFNFIEKDLELLGATAVEDKLQDKVQETIESLRLAGIKVWVLTGDKHETAVSVSLSCGHFHRTMNILELVQQESECECAVQLRRLARRIREDHVIQHGLVVDGVSLSLTLREHEKLFLEVCKSCSAVLCCRMAPLQKAKVVRLLKTSPEKPITLAIGDGANDVSMIQEAHVGIGIMGKEGRQAVRNSDYAIARFKFLAKLLLVHGHFYYIRIATLVQYFFYKNVCFITPQFLYQFFCLFSQQTLYDSVYLTLYNICFTSLPILVYSLFEQLVHPDVLQSKPALYRDISKNSLLSFKTFLYWTFLGFCHAFVFFFGSYILMGEDTTLMGNGQMFGNWTFGTLVFTVMVITVTLKLALETHFWTWMNHFVTWGSIAFYFIFSLFYGGIIWPFLHTQDMYFVFVQLLSSGSAWFAIFIIVITCLFPDVIKKVFYRHLQPTNTQKSQMYINRVAIGDDFIALQPLSRAKNQLGKISLLRTTRASDAWTPCAVPRRGRTSAHGWAGWWSE
- the LOC113065195 gene encoding probable phospholipid-transporting ATPase IF isoform X1 — protein: MIRWIRQQLGFDPPHQSDTRTVYIANKFPQHGHYIPPRFADNRIISSKYTIWNFIPKNLFEQFRRIANFYFLIIFLVQLMIDTPTSPITSGLPLFFVITVTAIKQGYEDWLRHKADNEVNGAPVFVVRSGSLVQTKSKNIRVGDIVRVAKDETFPADLVLLSSDRAEGTCHITTTSLDGETNLKTHYAVPETAVSQSVSRLESLQAVLECQQPEADLYRFVGRITVTQQGEEIVRPLGPENLLLRGARLKNTKEIFGVAVYTGMESKMALNYKCKSQKRSAVEKSMNTFLIIYLGILLFEAILSTILKYAWQAENKWDEPFYNQKTAQERNCSQILKFISDFLAFLVLYNFIIPISLYVTVEMQKFLGSFFIGWDLDLYHEESDQKAQVNTSDLNEELGQVEYVFTDKTGTLTENEMQFRECSINGIKYQEINGKLVPEGMTEDSPDGSLPCLSREEELFLKAVSLCHTVQISYDQTDGPGDPFSHANGFSPQMEYYASSPDEKALVEATKRMGVTFMGSHGEIMEIKTFGKAEKYRLLHVLEFDADRRRMSVILQKPSGEKVLFTKGAESAVLPYATSGEMEKTRVHVDEFALKGLRTLVVACRHFSADEYQEVERRLHEARTALQQREERLVEVFNFIEKDLELLGATAVEDKLQDKVQETIESLRLAGIKVWVLTGDKHETAVSVSLSCGHFHRTMNILELVQQESECECAVQLRRLARRIREDHVIQHGLVVDGVSLSLTLREHEKLFLEVCKSCSAVLCCRMAPLQKAKVVRLLKTSPEKPITLAIGDGANDVSMIQEAHVGIGIMGKEGRQAVRNSDYAIARFKFLAKLLLVHGHFYYIRIATLVQYFFYKNVCFITPQFLYQFFCLFSQQTLYDSVYLTLYNICFTSLPILVYSLFEQLVHPDVLQSKPALYRDISKNSLLSFKTFLYWTFLGFCHAFVFFFGSYILMGEDTTLMGNGQMFGNWTFGTLVFTVMVITVTLKLALETHFWTWMNHFVTWGSIAFYFIFSLFYGGIIWPFLHTQDMYFVFVQLLSSGSAWFAIFIIVITCLFPDVIKKVFYRHLQPTNTQKSQMEADKVSVSSEYDTAEIWSRGEDNRPLIAAFPPPLVQPHPSPSLLRTTRASDAWTPCAVPRRGRTSAHGWAGWWSE